From the Solanum lycopersicum chromosome 10, SLM_r2.1 genome, one window contains:
- the LOC138338783 gene encoding uncharacterized protein produces MSSGHEQSFWLWKEWYMVRDCPMDKTQIRESNQTQESGLNSDALKKNRFYALKYRGDQEDSPDVVTDHDATLCSVTPFVVMKFDVLSDVLDEPFSVSTLGCHYHILRVKDLGSKSPPLESVPIVKDFLEVFPDDLPGIPPEWEIDFVIDLLSDTQPISFPPYQMALTELKELKAQLKYGDVFIPQKSIQYVFTQKALNLRRRRWIELLKEYDMSVLYHPSKANIAADALSRMSMGSVTHVEYEKKELVHDVHRLARLGVQLVDSPKGGVMIQHGSESSLVIHVKSKQHLDPILMELKKFVLKKSVEDFSQGGYWAFQIGFGTKVKLSIAFHLQTDGLAERTIQIIDDMLRAFVIDFKGNWDDHLPLIEFACNNSYHSSIVMAPFQALYGRRCRSSIGWLEIGEFALIDPEVVYEAVEKVRIIRDRLKTAQIRQKSYADNREGP; encoded by the exons ATGTCTAGTGGGCACGAACAATCGTtttggttgtggaaagagtggtACATGGTGAGGGATTGCCCCATGGACAAGACTCAAATAAGGGAGAGTAACCAAACACAAGAAAGTGGTCTTAATTCTGATGCTCTTAAGAAGAACCGTTTCTATGCTCTCAAATATAGGGGTGATCAAGAGGATTCTCCCGATGTTGTTACTG ATCACGATGCAACTTTATGTTCTGTAACTCCTTTTGTGGTCATGAAGTTTGATGTTCTCTCTGATGtcttagatgaacccttttcggTTTCTACCTTG ggaTGTCACTATCATATTCTGAGGGTCAAGGACCTTGGGTCTAAGTCTCCTCCTTTAGAGTCGGTTCCCATAGTGAAGGATTTTCTGGAAGTCTTCCCCGATGACTTACCCGGAATTCCTCCTGAATGGGAAATAGATTTTGTCATAGATTTGTTGTCGGATACTCAACCCATATCATTTCCTCCTTACCAGATGGCTCTGAccgagttgaaagaattgaaagctCAACTCAA atatggagatGTGTTCATTCCTCAAAAGAGTatccaatatgtgttcacccaaaaagCATTAAACCTCCGACGAAGAAGGTGGATAGAGCTTTTGAAAGaatatgatatgagtgtcctctaCCATCCCAGCAAGGCCAATATAGCTGCAGATGCCTTGAGTCGTATGTCCATGGGTAGTGTTACTCATGTAGAATATGAGAAAAAGGAGTTAGTCCACGATGTACATAGATTGGCTCGGTTGGGAGTTCAATTAGTAGATTCTCCTAAGGGTGGTGTCATGATCCAACATGGCTCCGAGTCCTCGTTAGTTATTCATGTGAAATccaagcaacaccttgatcctATTTTGATGGAGTTGAAAAAATTCGTACTTAAGAAATCTGTTGAAgatttctcccaagggggatattgg gCGTTCCAAATTGGATTTGGTACCAAGGTGAAACTTAGTATCGCATTTCATCTACAAACGGATGGTTTGGCGGAACGTACCATCCAAATCATAGATGATATGTTGAGGGCATTTGtaattgacttcaagggtaattgggatgaccatctaccaTTGATTGAGTTTGCCtgcaataatagctatcactcaagtatcgTCATGGCTCCATTTCAGGCTCTCTAcgggagaagatgtagatctTCGATTGGTTGGCTTGAGATAGGTGAGTTTGCTCTAATAGATCCCGAAGTAGTTTATGAGGCCGTGGAGAAAGTACGAATCATAAGGGATAGATTGAAGACGGCCCAAATTCggcaaaaatcttatgccgacaatagaGAAGGACCTTGA